The segment caaaatgcgcgacggccttgaCGCGCTCAGGAACAGCTGCGACGAAgggtccttttttttttcaaggcgTCGCGAGTCGATCTACCGCGAGCCTGCCTTCTCCTTTCGTTTAGTCGCGATTATCTCTGCGACGGATACTGTTGTTCCCTCGATTCTGGGGAGGGATGACCGCGGGGgagagaaagcgagagagagagagagaggatgggAGAAAGTGGGGTAGAACGGGTGCGTGTAAGGGAGTCGCGTGCGTGACGCGTGTTGCCGAGGAAACGCGGAGGAAAACATGATACTCGTGGCTTCCGTTTGCACTCTAGTACGAATTTCCGtattgttctttgtttcttcttcttcttttatcATCGCACAACCACCACCTCTTGCCATCCTCGAGACACGCCAAAACCCCTCCCTCCGGAGCTGCTTTCCCTGCATTCACGTTTTCTTTCTTTGTAGGTTGATGAAAAGCACGAGCGGCTAAAGCGATCGGCTAAGCGTCTCCTATGTAACCTATGGATTTAATCGTCCAAGTTAATCCGCTTTTCTGGTCAGGAGGAGGCTCGCCCTGGCTCGGATGGGACGGCCAGCCGAGACCCCCCCATCCCTCTACTCGTTTCCAAGGACTTCCATTTTTAATTGCTCTTTCAACATCGAGCCCTCCACTGTCTACCACCACCCCTTTCTCtttcattcttcttcttcttctttttttttcttttttgttcctcGTTATTTCTTCTTGTTCAAGATCGTCGAGGATGGCAAGGGGGCGCAGGTCGAGAGGAAGCAGCCCCGCGCTGATCGATCTACGGTAGTTTTGTCGAGGTGACGCGATATTAGCAGCGTTTCAAGGAGGAATGAATCAAGTATAAATTGCTGGTATCTAATCTATTGTTCACGGCCAGACGGTCGACCCGCTGGGCCCCGAGCGATTTCTCTTCACCGGGAGAACCCTGACGATTGGGAGCCCCCTTCCGTTATTATTGTTGACTAATCGCGCCGATACACCCTCCCCTCGCTCTGACGCGCGTGTCCTCTGTCCGAGGGCCCAGGGGCCAGCGGGTCGGGCCCGGAAATTAAGCTTGCATTGTCTTGACATTCTTGGTGTGAGTTCGTTAAACTCCTAACTGAAGTGCAATTGTAAGATTACGATCATCGTTGTACGTTTGCTTCTCCTTCACTCGGTGCGCAGCCGCGCGGACTCGTCTGCGCGCGAGGGCATCGAGTCGCGCGCGAACGCTTCAGTTCTGTTATCCTTCGTCCTCTTGTTCTTTTAGGCATTCGACCTGAAATTAAATCGTTTATGTGCGaaacgcgagcgagcgagcgagcgagcgaggcgaGCACCGGAGACGAACGAAATCAAAATAAGGGCAGCTGTCGTAACGTCGAGCGCAAGCGGTTCGAACCGCCGAACCCCGTAGAATACCGATTTCTGATCTGAAACGCAACTGTCTGTTCCCGAGGCCGGCGATGATTAGGTTGGAATTAATTTCTGTTAAGGGACTAGTAATTCTTAAGCGACTTTTCGTTATTAAGGATCGCTGACCGTGAAGGGCTAATTCCGCGCGAGCCGTGCGGCTCGTGGCGTTCGATTGTGTTTGAAAAGATACTTGGAAATACGAGTTCTTCGTGCAGGCAGGTCTGATTTCGCGTTTTTCTCCGCCATTCTTTATGTTCGACGTAGGGGGTAAAATAATGCCGATTAGGAGCCGGAAAACGAACGTTTGTTTTAGATCGGGAACAGCGGCGACAGCAGGCGGCCGGCCCGCGAAACGAGGCGTCCAAGTAAAATATTTTCGGAAATAAATACGAGTCTCTTCTTCGACGTGCGCGATCGCCTCGCGGCCCGCCCGCCCCTGCCGGCCGCTCGCCGAATTCTAgttgaataataaaaagaagaaacgaagcattttttaaattaaacgagATAAACGAATGACCACGTTCGCCTTTCTCTGCATTTATCCCGTGTCTCGATCGTCTGCTTCCttcctttctctttttattttcttttatagcGTCTTGCCGCGGAGAAAGTGTTTCCGCCGCGCGTGAATCATGGACCGGATTGTCGGAGCAACGGGCCCAGAGCTCTTCGAGGCAGACTGTTTTTATTTAACCCATTCAGCtgtaatataaatgttttttgatATTCTGTTAACGATGTCGATAATCTGTAATTGTACAGTCATTTTTAAATCGAATAATTACAAACAGTTTATTATAAACATGAGGTTCTAATTAGACCGCCAAGAATCCACCGTCCACGGGCAGAGTGACGCCGTTGATCATGGAGCTGCGATCGCTCAATAGATACACGACCGCGTCCACCACCTCGTCCACTTCTGCAAAACGGTAGAAAGAATTGATATTACCTGCAGAGCATGTTCACAAATGCCCCTTTCTATTTAGACTAATACCTACCGCCGAATCGACCCAATGGTATTTTATTCAGCATCCATTGTGCTTTCTCGGGATCGCTCCAGCCCAGCTTCCCCATTTCCGTCATGATCACCGTAGGGTTCACCGTGTTCACTCGAATATTGTGGGGACCAAGTTCGAGGGCCATTGTCCTAGAAACACCCACGATTACTTTTCATTTATAACGAAACACTTTGTTACCGACTGATGTTAAGCTAGAAACGCGTCGGTAAAACAATGAATATGCAATGTTATTAGATTTCCGTCaagtttttactatttttacagtTGCCTAACATGACCCTTCTCAAGTCTCTTTTCCCTGCTGACTATAATTTTCACAAGATTCCGCAAGTGTATATTTATCAACTGATCTGGACACAAATTTTCGAAATCGCTTTCTGGAGTCGATGTCTTACTTGGATAGCATATCCACGGCTCCCTTAGAGGCGGAATAAACGGTATGGTCTCTCAAGGCACTTTGGCTGGCCTGCGAGGATATGTTCACGATGCTACCAGGGACATTTCTCTGGATCATGTCTCTCGCGACCACCTGGGAGACATTGATCATCGCCTTGACGTTTACGTTAAACGTCTGGTCGCATTCTTCCTCGGTGGCGTCCAGGAAGGGCTTCAGCTTTGCAACGGCAGCATTGTTCACCAGAAGATCTACAGGCAGAATGCTTTCAACTGCCTTCCTAGTAGCGTCCCAGTCACCAAGGTCGACACGGACGGTCTGGATACTAGAATCTTGTGCGCGAAGCTTCTCTAGGCTTTCTTTTGTCCTGGACAATCCGATCACTTGTCCCTTAAACTTGGACAGGCGGAGTGCCAACTCCTTGCCGATGCCTGCAATTCGTTAATGTTCGACGTggtaaggggggaatcctatgcTTTGgtctaaaaacatagcaaaatttgggattttttttacgaaactagcgattcgattgaTCTGAAAGTTGGACCGTGTTttcatctttgaagaagttgcagtttcgtttgttattaatttttaataatgaatataGGAGTTGTGATTCACCAACAAACCATATATTCAATGGTACTCTCTATCGCACGACTtatggattttttaaaattcaaaaaattgtagaaatgatagcgttttaaaaaaaaaaatggatttatgccgaactttttttcttcaatatcttgagaactaagtaaaaaaaaatcgcacgtCATTGTCGCAAAATCATACGATTTTATTATCGCGCGTCATTGTCAGAAAGTAATACGAAAGataatttcattcaaattttgttaaacggttttttaattattagggGAAATTCCCCTAGTGCCGGACGCTTAAGGGTTCattctaggggagaccggggctagttgatacagacgaattatctcgacatcgtatatatgtagctccatttcagcgagatatgtgaaattTGTTGTTCGATTCTTttctacgatccagcgtacgggTGTgtaccttagagcatatatactctaaggtgtgtacattgacgttaacaatcgttttttaactgttttcgtttacatagagaaaaagtaaacagtttTGATGCACACAAATTTATCGCACAAATAagattttttcattcagtttatatgtattttctcaagctttcgcttactatacattaaagaggaaggaccaaagtatattttggcatatttgttattaagtaattaattcgaataaaaaatgaaaaaaaaaatagaaaacagaatagcgtatcaactagcctcaCAGAGGGGTAAATTAATACagtttgccttcgtccaaataacattttttcattcattttgtatgtactttctcaacttttcatttaccatatattaaagaggaaggaccaaagtatattttggcatatttgttattaagtaattaatgcaaacaaaaatttaaaaaattgaaaactgaagaacgtatcaactagcctcaCAGAGGGGTAAATTAATACagtttgccttcgtccaaataacattttttcattaattttgtatgtattttctcaacttttcatttacaatatattaaagaggaaggaccaaagtatattttggcatatttgttattaagtaactaattcgaataaaaaatttaaaaaaaatagaaaacagaatagcgtatcaactagcctcaCAGAggggtaaattaatagtttgccttcgtccaaataacattttttcattcattttgtatgtactttctcaacttttcatttacaatatattaaagaggaaggaccaaagtatatttagcagatttgttatcaagtaattaattcaaacaaaaatggaaaacattgaaaactgaaaaacgtaccaactagccccggtctcccctactgtgcGGGTCGAAGAAGAGGCCtaatttcatgaattttttccaGAAACTATTGCacagattttaatgttttttgtttttttaaatatttattattccctgCTGTGTAGaactatatttttcatatttccaaaatataattacaattaagaagaaagaaatgaaattaaatgaaTCTCCTTAGCTCTACACGCAACTAGATCGTGTCGAAACCtaattgttaatttttctaTCCCTCTACGGTTTACGCGGAATAACGGCTCGATAGGCGTTTCAAATATCACAGATGTAGCTAATGCCCGGTATTATGTGCCATCCGGCGTTAAAGGAATGAGGTGTAGTTTCGGAGAATAGCGTTCAGATACCTTTTTTAAACAGTATTTTACTGTCCTACTTGCGGAAAGATATGCATATCAATGAGGTGACTGGCTGAGTGGTATTTCAAATTGTTATTTTACGCATTTACGCTATCATTTTAAGTTGCACTCGTTTAGGAATGCTCGAAGCAAAATTCGAGTTAAGCGAGcttagttttatttattatacgcAGAATATTTCAAACACGTTATATTTCCAAACTTTTCAATAAATCATTCTACTAACAGTATCATTTAATTCGACTGCTCTTCACTGTTTTAATGTTATTCTGTTTCATTTACAAACGCTCGAATGACTAATCATTTTAGACCTGAAATCCCGAGACAAAGTATTTTTATGATCGATTTTCTTGCACCTAACCTAACAACGCTACTCTGTAGCCAACGTCTTTCCACTGGCGAAATGGACCGTGAAATGGTACCGACTAATTCGATGCAATTTACGGAGCAATTGCACTTGTTAAACAGATATCAGACGGTCGGCAAAAGATTCCAATAGTATTTATTCAAAGGCATTAAACGTCAGAGATCTTTACATTATTTTGCTCGAACACATCAAACGTTAAGAAACATCTATAACAGTTTCTTTTTCAAATCATCTCGATTTCTCGCAGCATAAAAGTCATTTTTAATCAAGGTTGTGACTTAAGATAAGCACTATCGTGATTTATGTCTGTGTATTAAAAAGTCTAAAGCAACCGTTCCTGATTGGCTAGATTCAAATTCTCGGCCAATGAGTTCTTGGTTTGGTGCAGAACGCGCAGGATCGAGGAAAAACTCAGTGGATTTTGAAAAGTTCAATTATCAAATTGTTAAGTGTGATCGTGAATACATATGTCAGATTCGTGGACATACCTTGTCCAGCACCTGTCACCAGAATCCGTTTCCCCTCGAAGCTGATGTTCATGGCTACTAATCCGCTACTAACGACTGCGTAATGTTTCGAGCTCAATGTGGTATTACTACAGATGTAACTTGTCTGTGATATTACTCTGTCTGACCCCACCAACGATATGTGTCTATGTTAACGACCGTTAACTATGCTATTGATGTCTGCGCAACTCGTGCACTCGTTTTCTAACCTAGAGGGCGGGATAAATCTTCGGCGCTGATTTCAATTCGCCTCAACTCCGCTGGCAATATTTATCAGCTGAGAAATCTAACCTATAAAATTCGTCATTGATTTTAACTTCAGATGTATAAAGAATAGAGATGGGCATCTCGGAGCGTCGAAAACTCGAAACCCAAGAAagcttcgagtttcgagaattcgaatcCTTTCTCatgattcgaaactctcgaaacccaGAGAAGAAAAAGTGTAAAATCAATGAATATGGAATCGCTTGCAGTGTGCCTCGAGATTTTgaatattgttatattttttaactatgCTGCACAGAGATTTATGCATAAATTTTGTTCACTTCAGTTCTTAAAGCGAGATACTTATTCCACTTGCAAAACAGAATCAGCACTttaagtttcgagagtttcgaagccttgattcgagtttcgagaatttaaaaattagcttcgaacccacccctaatAAAGATACTAAATTATTTCGAGTATTTGCTAGTTAATTGTACTGATAAGCGCATTAACTTTCTTTGAACATCTGAAGTTTCAGCAGTTTTGCATTAAATTCCTGTTGAATTAAAAAGAACTGTTATCCAGGTAATACGGAACTAGGAAAACGATTCCGAAGAGTAgagttttaaacaaaattcctaAGAACTTTTACGTTTTCATTacgaatatttgaattttgcaaAGTCGTATCGAATGATCGATCGCGTATCGATATTGCGAATTGTTACGAATGAACATTCATTAGGCCCATAAATGTCTGACTGTCGAGTTTGGATAATCGAGATTTTCTACTCTTTAAAGTGTTGATAAGCGGAAAGAATAAGCTTCGATAAATATTCCAAGAAGCTCGAACATTATAAATATTGAGGCCGTAAAGTATTATCGAAGTCATATAAAAGTTAACCTCACCGAAGCAACATTTCATCCAACGAAGCCTCCAGAAAGTACTGTATCACACTTCGTTATTACTTTCTATTACCACATCACGAATTTTAAATTGCCCTTTTAATCAAAGCCGTTAATCTCGGATTTTGAAAAGGCTCGTTCAGCCATCGTCCATTTCTTTGAGCGAGAACTGTTGACAGCCCCCGAAGAATCAATACAAATCAGCTTTTTAACGTCAAGACAGAACTCACTCGCCAAGCAGTTACCGAAGTAGCTGCCGAGAATATCAGCGACAGCGGAGAGCAACATCGACCTCTGCATGATTACTGCGATCATGAACAAAGTAGCATCGAAGGTTTTCCTCGGAAGTGGTGGTGTATTCCATCGCGCCTTAATCTTCATGATCAAACTTGGATGGCAGTCGCGCTATCGTCTGCCGATGCTTCTGATCATCGTCTTCGCCGCCATGGACTACAGGCTCCAATTGGAAATGGAGTTCGATAGCAACGTGGAGCAGTACAATCACTTGTGATTAAGGATCTAAATCGATGCCTCCATAGCCGTAACCAGGAGAAGCGTTAGAGCGACGCGAAATATGTAAACAGCTGATTATTTTTCATTGTAGATACTGTGACCTGATGGAAAGAAGACGGATGAGAAACTCTAGGggccgaatagtatatccctattggccggcgcgacaacgtcgacgaatacaaaataAGCAAATGAGATACGGGCgctgggagccaatgcgagcgaagaacccctcttgcccctgtgacatttcaaccttcttctttccatcgggccacagtgcATTAGGGACTTTAGGAGCGAAATACGTTGAAATTTCTATTTGACCCTGTTGTAATTTAGTTCAGGGGTGTCGAAGTTcgccactccgagagccgcacgagtcgggcccctgGTCAGCCgattcccccacttatttttctccaggagttgcacgagacccggcagggagagagtgcggcacagCGAAGAGAAATTCATCGGAGTGAAGTAGGAGGGGGCTGTTTTcgtacggctctacggagcaggcgaagaggaggagccactgcggctcgcgagccgcttaTTCGACACCCCTGATTTAGTTGTTATAGACTGGCGTTGCACTGGAATTGCATAGGCTAAGGAAACGATT is part of the Andrena cerasifolii isolate SP2316 chromosome 1, iyAndCera1_principal, whole genome shotgun sequence genome and harbors:
- the LOC143371938 gene encoding L-xylulose reductase; this encodes MNISFEGKRILVTGAGQGIGKELALRLSKFKGQVIGLSRTKESLEKLRAQDSSIQTVRVDLGDWDATRKAVESILPVDLLVNNAAVAKLKPFLDATEEECDQTFNVNVKAMINVSQVVARDMIQRNVPGSIVNISSQASQSALRDHTVYSASKGAVDMLSKTMALELGPHNIRVNTVNPTVIMTEMGKLGWSDPEKAQWMLNKIPLGRFGEVDEVVDAVVYLLSDRSSMINGVTLPVDGGFLAV